From the Ascaphus truei isolate aAscTru1 chromosome 15, aAscTru1.hap1, whole genome shotgun sequence genome, one window contains:
- the LOC142466685 gene encoding uncharacterized protein LOC142466685, whose amino-acid sequence MEKMRTDQSCNIPENASFNQSRQLINNVTASHYKRYILAAASEKDLGESGKSLTWLSDQNAQKRTETRERPHVCGECGKGFSDLTHLNIHKRIHTAERPHVCGECGKGFSLLSTLRIHKRTHTGEKPHICGECGKEFSHLSSLNTHKRTHTGERPHVCGECGKGFSHLSDLNTHKMTHTGERPHVCGECGKGFSQLSALNKHMRTHTGERPHVCGECRKGFSQLSNLNKHKRTHTGERPHVCGECGKGFSQLSNLNTHKMTHTGEKPHICGECGKEFSHLSNLRIHKRTHTREKPHICGECGKEFSHLSSLNTHKRTHTGERPHVCGECGKGFIDLTHLNIHKRIHTGERPHVCGECGKGFSQVSTLNKHKRTHTGERPHVCGECGKGFSELAHLNIHKRTHTGERPHVCGECGKGFSQLSTLNTHKRTHTGERPHVCGECGKGFSELANLNIHKRTHTGERPHVCGECGKGFSDLSNLRKHKRTHTGERPIFKARHV is encoded by the coding sequence atggaaaagatgaggacagaccaatcttgcaacattccagaaaatgcatctttcaaccagtcaaggcaattaataaacaatgtaactgcttctcattaCAAAAGGTATATATTAGCAGCTGCCTCAGaaaaagatcttggagaaagtgggaagagtctgacttggttatcagaccagaacgCACAGAAGAGAACAGAGAccagggagagaccgcatgtatgtggggaatgtgggaagggatttagtgacttaacccacctgaacatacacaagaggatacacacagcggagagaccacatgtatgtggggaatgtgggaagggatttagtctgtTATCCACCCTGAGGATAcacaaaaggacacacacaggggagaaaccgcatatatgtggggaatgtgggaaggaatTTAGTcatttatccagcctgaacacacacaagaggacacacacaggggaaagaccgcatgtatgtggggagtgtgggaagggatttagtcatttatccgacctgaacacacacaagatgacacacacaggggagagaccgcatgtatgtggggaatgtgggaagggatttagtcagttatccgcCCTGAAcaaacacatgaggacacacacaggggagagacctcaTGTATGTGGGGAGTgtaggaagggatttagtcagttatccaacctgaacaaacacaagaggacacacacaggggagagacctcaTGTATGTGGGgagtgtgggaagggatttagtcagttatccaacctgaatacacacaagatgacacacacaggggagaaaccgcatatatgtggggaatgtgggaaggaatTTAGTCATTTATCCAACCTGAGGATACACAAAAGGACACACACAAGGGAGAAACCGcatatatgtggggaatgtgggaaggaatTTAGTcatttatccagcctgaacacacacaagaggacacacacaggggagagaccgcatgtatgtggggagtgtgggaagggatttattgACTTAAcccacctgaacatacacaagaggatacacacaggggagagaccacatgtatgtggggaatgtggtaaGGGATTTAGTCAGGTATCCACCCTGAACAAAcataagaggacacacacaggggagagaccgcatgtatgtggggaatgtgggaagggatttagtgaattAGCCCACCTGAatatacacaagaggacacacacaggggagagaccgcatgtatgtggggaatgtgggaagggatttagtcagttatccaccctgaacacacacaagaggacacacacaggggagagaccgcatgtatgtggggaatgtgggaagggatttagtgaattAGCCAACCTGAatatacacaagaggacacacacaggggagagaccgcatgtatgtggggaatgtgggaagggatttagtgatttaTCTAACCTGaggaaacacaagaggacacacacaggggagagacctatCTTCAAAGCCAGGCATGTGTAG